From the Eleutherodactylus coqui strain aEleCoq1 chromosome 7, aEleCoq1.hap1, whole genome shotgun sequence genome, one window contains:
- the LOC136573123 gene encoding sulfate anion transporter 1-like, protein MKIEAEENQLEEEPTYSHIRLERKVNNRTKILKSLKTKLRSNCACSTRRAKKTFTGFFPVFRWLPKYNFKENTWGDMMSGLIIGIILVPQAIAYSLLAGLKPIYSLYTSFFANLIYFIMGTSRHVSVGIFSLLSLMIGQVVDREVQLAGFDLEDDVFKDIKAGNATDIIMNVTSVNITFGSMNIECGKECYAISIAAALTFMAGIYQVLMGMFRLGFLSIYLSEPMLDGFATGASLTILTAQVKYLLGIKIPRSPGIGMLVTTWINIFKNIHTTNYCDVVTSAICIAVLVAAKELGDRYKDKIKIPLPTELVVIVVATLVSHYCHLTEIYGSSVSGVIPTGFIPPKVPDFSLMGKIAVDAIPLAVVSFAFTISLSEMFAKKYAYTVEANQEMFAIGFCNIIPSFFHCFATSAALAKTLVKTSTGCKTQVSSVVSAVVVLLVLLFFAPLFYSLQKCVLACIIIVSLRGALRKFKDLPAQWRLNKIDAVVWSVTVCSSALISTEVGLMVGAIFSMLCLIVRTQIPHTAMLSHIQDTVFYEDGDRYENLLPVPKVKIFRFESPLYYANKDYFLQSLYKKVGMNPSLEIIRRKKIEKKLRKRNEKKQGEDMKNNDAHIELVIKKTDLEAIILDCSSIAFLDTAGINALKGVLKDYRELQVSILLACCNTSVIDALCRGRYFGKQDKDRHEMLFHNIHDAVQFAREKAAAMTDSVV, encoded by the exons atgaaaatcgagGCTGAAGAAAACCAATTAGAGGAAGAACCGACATACAGCCATATACGTCTGGAAAGAAAAGTCAATAACCGCACCAAGATATTAAAGTCTCTGAAAACCAAATTAAGAAGCAATTGTGCTTGTAGTACCAGAAGAGCCAAGAAGACATTCACAGGTTTTTTTCCTGTATTTCGATGGCTTCCAAAATACAACTTCAAGGAGAATACATGGGGGGATATGATGTCAGGTTTAATTATAGGCATTATATTGGTGCCCCAAGCCATTGCTTACTCCCTTCTAGCAGGTCTAAAGCCCATTTACAGCTTGTACACATCCTTTTTTGCCAACCTAATTTATTTTATAATGGGGACCTCCCGACATGTGTCTGTGGGCATTTTCAGCTTGCTCAGCTTGATGATTGGTCAGGTTGTGGATAGGGAAGTGCAGCTAGCGGGTTTTGACCTGGAGGATGATGTTTTCAAAGACATAAAAGCCGGAAATGCAACGGATATCATCATGAATGTAACGTCGGTCAACATTACCTTTGGCTCAATGAACATTGAATGTGGAAAGGAATGCTATGCCATCAGTATTGCAGCGGCACTGACATTTATGGCTGGAATATACCAG GTCCTAATGGGCATGTTCCGCCTGGGATTTCTGTCTATATATTTATCAGAGCCCATGTTGGATGGATTTGCAACTGGCGCTTCACTGACAATTTTAACAGCTCAAGTGAAGTATCTTCTGGGAATCAAGATCCCCCGAAGCCCAGGAATAGGAATGCTGGTCACAACTTGGATTAATATATTCAAAAACATCCACACTACAAATTACTGTGACGTAGTGACGAGTGCCATATGCATCGCTGTGTTGGTTGCTGCCAAAGAACTTGGAGACCGCTACAAAGACAAGATTAAGATCCCTCTTCCAACAGAACTGGTAGTGATCGTGGTGGCTACGCTTGTATCACACTACTGCCACCTAACTGAGATATACGGCTCAAGCGTCTCTGGCGTAATCCCAACAGGGTTCATACCACCAAAAGTGCCCGATTTTAGTCTGATGGGCAAAATAGCTGTGGACGCAATCCCGCTTGCGGTTGTCAGCTTTGCTTTCACCATTTCTCTATCGGAAATGTTTGCCAAGAAGTATGCCTACACCGTGGAAGCCAACCAGGAGATGTTTGCTATTGGATTCTGTAACATTATTCCATCTTTCTTCCATTGCTTTGCTACCAGTGCTGCCCTAGCCAAGACCCTAGTCAAGACGTCAACGGGGTGCAAGACTCAGGTCTCCAGCGTTGTAAGTGCGGTGGTTGTACTGTTGGTCCTGCTATTCTTTGCGCCATTGTTTTACTCTCTACAAAAATGTGTCTTGGCCTGTATAATAATCGTGAGCTTACGAGGGGCTCTCCGGAAATTTAAAGACTTGCCAGCTCAATGGCGCCTGAATAAAATAGATGCGGTCGTCTGGAGCGTCACTGTGTGTTCTTCGGCGCTGATCAGTACAGAAGTAGGCCTGATGGTAGGAGCCATCTTTTCCATGCTATGCCTTATTGTTCGCACTCAGATACCTCACACCGCCATGCTGAGTCACATACAAGACACTGTCTTTTATGAGGATGGGGACAGATATGAAAATCTTCTCCCCGTTCCCAAAGTCAAGATATTCCGTTTTGAATCTCCTCTTTACTATGCGAACAAAGACTATTTTCTTCAGTCTCTATACAAAAAGGTGGGGATGAATCCCAGCCTTGAAATAATCAGAcggaaaaaaatagagaaaaaacttAGGAAGCGGAATGAGAAAAAACAAGGAGAAGACATGAAAAACAACGATGCACATATAGAACTTGTGATTAAGAAAACTGACTTGGAAGCCATTATTCTGGATTGTTCTTCCATAGCTTTTCTAGATACGGCTGGCATCAACGCTCTTAAGGGAGTACTGAAAGATTACAGAGAGTTACAAGTTAGCATTCTCTTGGCTTGTTGTAATACGTCAGTCATCGATGCCCTCTGCCGAGGACGTTACTTTGGGAAACAAGACAAGGATCGCCATGAGATGCTCTTCCATAACATACATGATGCTGTTCAATTTGCACGAGAGAAGGCGGCGGCCATGACAGACTCTGTGGTATAG